From the genome of Nicotiana sylvestris chromosome 1, ASM39365v2, whole genome shotgun sequence:
CTTTTTGCCTCTGAAAGCTGGTTACAACAGCTCCTCATGATCTGAAGTTGCATAAGTTTATTCATTCATGAGAATTGAGATGACCTGATTTGGATTCGACCAACGTGCTATAGATTTCCAGTGAGAATGCTGAATCCTGGATCTTTAATCAGTTTCTCAGTCTCCATGCTCAACCTCAAGGCTTCTGCATCCTGAAATCTCCCAACCGATGCATAAAGATTTGAGAGTAACACAAGCTGACCAGAATCTTTTTGAATCAGCTCATCAAACTTTTTCGCGGCAAATTCTGCTAATCTTAGATCACCATTATGCACGCATCCGTTTAATATAGCCCTCCAAATAGCCTTACCTTCTCCATCCTTGAACTTACTTACATCAGGTAAATACCCTGCCCGGGCAAGCAAATTAGCTACACAGCTATAAtgttctgcaccaactctgattctattttcttctattATTTGGCTGAAAATCAACAACCCTTCGCTAACCAATCCTGAATGACTACAAGCACTCAAAATGATCAAGTAAGTAGCAATATCAGGTATTCCTCCCGTCTTTTTGAACTCATAGAAAAGGGAGAGAGCAGTTTCTCCGTGGCCATTGATACCATATCCGTTTATAATAGCATTCCATGATACAATATCGCGAAAAGATGCCATTTGCACGAAAACATTGTTTGCAGGTTCAACATCCCCACACTTTGAGTAGGTTGATATGAGACAGTTCTGAATACTTGTATAATTTGTAAGCCCAGCTTTTATAGTATGGCAATGAAGCTGCATGCAGAGTTCCAAATCAACCATTTCACCACCAGCAGCTAGTGCACTCACCAGAACTACCGAATCAGTGATTATGTTTTCTTCAATTCTAACGCGAACGAACATATCTAGTGCCTCTCTCGGCCTTCCATTATGGAGAAGTCCTGAAATGATAGATGTCCATGATACCATACTCTTCATAGTTGATCGATAGAAAACAGTTTTTGAAGAATTCAAGTCCTCACATCTTGCATACATAGTAATCATTGTATTAAGTAGAGGAAGATCTGATCCAAAACCATGAGTTATTACTTGAGCATGGACAGATTTTCCCATCTTCAAGTTCCCTAAAGTTCCACAAGCTGAAATCAGATTCATTAGGACGAGCTTGTCATACTCATTCCCTGAATCTCTCATATGGAAGAAAAGCTTTATAGCGTCCGAAGCATATTCAAGGTGAACCAGTAAACTCATCACTGTTGACCAACTGATAACATCTTTCTCTTCCATTGGATTGAAAATTTCCCAAACAGCAGGTAACTCCATCAAACTTGAGTACAGAAAAAGAAGTGAGTTATTCACCTGTACATGAGATACAAGACCAAATTTTAAAACCATAGCATGAACCGATTCACAAAGACATTTAGATTCCATAGCCACACAGCTCTGTATCAATGCCAATGCTGTCATTGAATCAGGAAATAAACCAGACTTCCGAGACCTATTGCATAACAAGAAAGCCTCTTCATAGAGTTCATTATGTACAAATGCACTGATCATTGCATTCCATGGAACAAGACCTTGACCTTTTAAGTTCTCAAAGATCTTACTACAGTCAATGATATTTCCACATTTTGCATAAACCTCAAGAAGGGAAGTGCCAACAAA
Proteins encoded in this window:
- the LOC104210177 gene encoding pentatricopeptide repeat-containing protein At4g13650-like, translated to MSLEDVKLTEVNNSLLFLYSSLMELPAVWEIFNPMEEKDVISWSTVMSLLVHLEYASDAIKLFFHMRDSGNEYDKLVLMNLISACGTLGNLKMGKSVHAQVITHGFGSDLPLLNTMITMYARCEDLNSSKTVFYRSTMKSMVSWTSIISGLLHNGRPREALDMFVRVRIEENIITDSVVLVSALAAGGEMVDLELCMQLHCHTIKAGLTNYTSIQNCLISTYSKCGDVEPANNVFVQMASFRDIVSWNAIINGYGINGHGETALSLFYEFKKTGGIPDIATYLIILSACSHSGLVSEGLLIFSQIIEENRIRVGAEHYSCVANLLARAGYLPDVSKFKDGEGKAIWRAILNGCVHNGDLRLAEFAAKKFDELIQKDSGQLVLLSNLYASVGRFQDAEALRLSMETEKLIKDPGFSILTGNL